The region CAGACCAATGGTGTTGGGCACACGACCAATAGACACAATCAGTTTGTCCACTTCAAGTGTTTGGGCTTCACCCTTGGCATTCGTCCAAGCCACATTCACACTCTTTTTGCCAACTTTGATTTCACCAACCTTGACACCCAATTCAATTTTTAAACCTTGCTTGTCAAAAGCTTTTTTGGCTTCTTTGGCAATTTGCTGGTCCACCGCGCCCAAAAAGTCTGGCAAACCTTCCAAAATAGTCACTTCTGCACCTAAACGACGCCACACCGAACCCATTTCAAGGCCAATCACCCCTGAACCAATCAAGCCCAGCTTTTTAGGCACCGAAGTCATGGCCAGTGCGCCCTCATTGGACAAGACCATGGATTCATCAAATGGCGTACCAGGCAAGGCACGGGCATTTGAACCAGTGGCCACAATAATTTGCTGGCCCAGCAGTGTCTCTTCAGAAGTTCCTGCCACCTTGATTTCATAGCCACCATCCACCGCTTTGACAAATGATGCGCGGCCATGGAAGAAGCTCACCTTGTTCTTTTTGAACAAGTACAAGATGCCGTCATTATTTTGTTTAACCACCCCATCCTTGCGTGCCACCATCTTGGCAGCATCCATACTCAGACCTTTGACCTCGATGCCATGATCACCAAAGTGGTGGCTGACTTGCTCAAAATGCTCACTCGATTGAAGCAATGCCTTGCTAGGAATACAGCCGACATTGGTACAGGTTCCACCAGGTGCGGGACCACCCTTGGCATTTTTCCATTCATCCACACAGGCCACATTCTTGCCCAACTGGGCTGCACGAATAGCCGCAATGTAGCCACCCGGGCCACCACCGATCACGATCACGTCAAATTGCTTGCTCATTTTTTACCTCTTAATGACTAGGGGATCAAACGGTCTTATGACCTGCAGTTTGAACCACCCAAAAGAAATTTCCATTCAAAAAAACCCACCAGGGCAGACACACAGGTGGTCTGCCTCGGGTGGGTGCAATCAGCCAACTTAGATGTCAAACAACAAACGAGCCGGATCTTCCAAAGCCTCTTTCATGGCTACCAC is a window of Rhodoferax lithotrophicus DNA encoding:
- the lpdA gene encoding dihydrolipoyl dehydrogenase, which produces MSKQFDVIVIGGGPGGYIAAIRAAQLGKNVACVDEWKNAKGGPAPGGTCTNVGCIPSKALLQSSEHFEQVSHHFGDHGIEVKGLSMDAAKMVARKDGVVKQNNDGILYLFKKNKVSFFHGRASFVKAVDGGYEIKVAGTSEETLLGQQIIVATGSNARALPGTPFDESMVLSNEGALAMTSVPKKLGLIGSGVIGLEMGSVWRRLGAEVTILEGLPDFLGAVDQQIAKEAKKAFDKQGLKIELGVKVGEIKVGKKSVNVAWTNAKGEAQTLEVDKLIVSIGRVPNTIGLNVEAVGLKVDERGAIVVDGDCRTNLPGVWAVGDVVRGPMLAHKAEEEGVAVAERIAGQHGHVNFNTIPWVIYTSPEIAWVGRTEQQLKTDGVAYKSGTFPFLANGRARALGDTTGMVKMLADATTDEILGVHIVGPMASELIAECVLAMEFRASSEDIARVCHAHPSLSESTKEAALAVDKRTLNF